The following coding sequences lie in one Hallerella porci genomic window:
- a CDS encoding NAD(P)/FAD-dependent oxidoreductase: protein MLNAYHFRELSLPLQKKGEVANALAHALNLREDEIFNLEVERFALDSRKRSAPHWSYNVRFETAKKLSPSHWLVPATEKAETLDSDVFKNSIPLSKNAHVVGAGPSGLWAALSLARKGFSVDLYEQGSPVEERFQDIHRFFADRKFNPHSNILFGEGGAGAYSDGKLNTRTRNVFSSAVLADMVHFGVSKDVLTFAKPHIGTDRLVLLLRALRAEFLSLDGRIHFHTALEDLEISNSSISRAKFNGEWKAIDNLILAPGHSARAIYELLYERGVTLESKAFALGVRVEHPQSLINLRQLGPNVNTELTGAAEYALTAKTLGGTSAAYSFCMCPGGVLVPCVSENETLATNGMSYSKRNGKLANGAIVVPIPKSDSLFGGIEMQRRFEKAAFELGGKNYSAPAQTIRAFLDGHIDSALPKSTFSTGIVAAPIREILDENICDSLADGFEQFERKIPGFIDEGLIVAPETRTSSPLRILRNPETLESVSTSGLFVLGEGAGYTGGIVTSAADGIKLANRAKRIGD, encoded by the coding sequence ATGTTAAACGCCTACCATTTCCGCGAACTTTCTCTCCCTCTGCAAAAAAAGGGCGAAGTGGCAAACGCTCTCGCCCACGCATTAAATTTACGCGAAGACGAAATTTTCAATTTGGAAGTTGAACGTTTTGCGCTCGATAGCCGCAAGCGCAGCGCTCCGCATTGGAGTTATAATGTGCGCTTTGAAACGGCGAAAAAACTTTCGCCGTCGCATTGGCTTGTTCCCGCGACCGAAAAAGCGGAAACTCTCGATTCGGATGTTTTCAAAAATTCTATTCCGCTTTCAAAAAATGCGCACGTCGTCGGCGCAGGGCCTTCGGGACTTTGGGCGGCGCTTTCCCTTGCCCGCAAAGGTTTTTCCGTGGACTTGTATGAGCAAGGCTCCCCTGTCGAAGAACGCTTTCAAGACATTCACCGTTTTTTTGCAGACCGCAAATTTAATCCGCATTCCAATATTCTTTTTGGCGAAGGTGGCGCAGGCGCTTATTCCGATGGAAAATTGAACACGCGGACACGCAATGTATTTTCTAGCGCTGTTCTCGCCGACATGGTTCATTTTGGCGTTTCCAAAGATGTGCTGACATTTGCAAAGCCGCATATCGGAACGGATCGTTTAGTGCTTTTGCTTCGGGCACTGCGCGCAGAATTTTTATCGCTCGACGGACGCATTCATTTTCATACGGCTCTCGAAGATTTAGAAATTTCAAACAGTTCCATTTCGCGAGCAAAATTTAACGGCGAATGGAAAGCTATCGACAATTTAATTTTAGCGCCCGGGCATTCGGCGCGGGCCATTTACGAGTTGCTCTACGAACGCGGCGTCACTCTCGAAAGCAAAGCGTTTGCGCTCGGCGTCCGCGTGGAACATCCGCAAAGTTTAATCAATTTACGACAGCTCGGTCCGAATGTCAACACCGAATTAACGGGAGCCGCAGAATATGCGCTCACCGCAAAAACTCTCGGCGGAACATCGGCGGCTTACAGCTTTTGTATGTGCCCCGGCGGCGTTCTCGTTCCCTGCGTTTCGGAAAACGAAACTCTTGCAACAAACGGAATGAGTTACAGCAAGCGCAACGGAAAACTGGCGAACGGCGCTATCGTCGTTCCCATTCCGAAAAGCGATTCTCTTTTTGGCGGTATCGAAATGCAACGCCGTTTTGAAAAAGCCGCCTTTGAACTCGGCGGAAAAAATTACAGTGCACCCGCGCAAACAATCCGCGCTTTTTTGGACGGACACATTGATAGTGCGCTACCGAAGAGCACATTTTCGACGGGAATTGTCGCGGCACCAATCCGCGAAATTTTAGACGAGAATATCTGCGATTCTCTTGCCGATGGATTTGAACAATTTGAACGAAAAATTCCTGGATTCATCGACGAAGGTTTAATCGTTGCGCCCGAAACCCGCACCAGTTCCCCGCTTCGCATTTTGCGAAATCCCGAAACTCTCGAAAGCGTTTCGACCAGCGGACTTTTTGTGCTCGGCGAAGGCGCAGGCTATACCGGCGGCATTGTGACAAGCGCTGCAGACGGCATTAAACTCGCCAATCGCGCAAAACGCATCGGCGACTAA
- the ybeY gene encoding rRNA maturation RNase YbeY gives MKKEPRLPDFQVNFLSEDEKETFPWKARLEPLARKILIEENHPENVNIIICSDKTVRELNAAYRKLDKVTDVLSFEWHEDYLLGEIYIAKDQVKRQAPKFGNSFYQELKRMIVHGILHLSGYDHHTVPERTVMRRREREILGVDIYNAGKGKNR, from the coding sequence ATGAAGAAGGAACCTCGATTACCTGACTTTCAAGTCAATTTTCTTTCCGAAGATGAAAAAGAAACTTTTCCGTGGAAAGCGCGTCTAGAGCCGCTAGCCCGAAAAATTCTCATCGAAGAAAATCATCCAGAAAATGTCAATATTATCATCTGTTCCGATAAGACAGTCCGCGAACTCAATGCGGCCTATCGTAAATTGGATAAAGTCACAGATGTTTTAAGCTTTGAATGGCACGAAGATTATCTGCTCGGTGAAATTTACATTGCAAAAGATCAGGTCAAGCGTCAAGCGCCGAAATTTGGCAATTCCTTTTATCAAGAATTGAAGCGCATGATTGTCCACGGCATTTTACATCTTTCAGGTTATGATCATCACACTGTTCCCGAACGCACCGTGATGCGCCGCCGCGAACGCGAAATTTTGGGCGTGGATATTTACAATGCGGGCAAGGGGAAAAATCGCTAA
- a CDS encoding RluA family pseudouridine synthase, whose protein sequence is MITRVIDRNFANMRLDRFLRQAFPNEPLSTFFAILRKKKVRVNGVHAKAPQILLEGDTVDIYENFKSVPAGDSITPTKKSWGTSPEFADRNFVKENLVIALEKEDFVVLDKPSGIASQPGTGTRKGESLVEMLWQWGKDQQLDFKPTLAHRLDEETSGLIIAALHGDTLRDLTRLLREHKIQKTYIALIKGNLKKDAGTINASLERTDSKAGSKMKAGTESGKKSVTHYVVQQHLNGYDLVKVNLETGRMHQIRAHFESIGHPLLGDTRYGDFELNREFKKEFGLKRLFLHSTRLEFDWQGKRIIVDSALPKELRDVVKALKKK, encoded by the coding sequence ATGATTACTCGCGTTATCGACCGCAATTTTGCCAATATGCGACTAGATCGCTTTTTACGTCAAGCGTTTCCGAATGAACCGCTCTCGACATTTTTTGCCATTCTGCGCAAGAAGAAAGTCCGCGTCAACGGCGTCCACGCCAAAGCCCCGCAAATTCTTCTCGAAGGCGATACCGTCGATATTTACGAAAATTTCAAAAGCGTTCCCGCGGGCGATTCCATTACCCCGACAAAAAAATCTTGGGGAACTTCTCCCGAATTTGCAGACCGCAATTTTGTGAAAGAAAATTTAGTCATCGCTCTCGAAAAAGAAGACTTCGTCGTCCTCGATAAACCTTCGGGAATTGCAAGCCAACCGGGAACCGGAACGCGGAAAGGCGAAAGTCTCGTCGAAATGCTTTGGCAATGGGGCAAAGATCAACAGTTAGATTTTAAGCCAACTCTTGCGCACCGCTTAGACGAAGAAACTTCGGGCCTAATTATCGCAGCGCTTCACGGCGACACTCTCCGCGATTTAACGCGACTTCTCCGCGAACATAAAATTCAAAAGACTTACATCGCACTCATCAAAGGCAATTTGAAAAAAGACGCGGGCACGATTAACGCTTCTCTCGAACGCACCGATTCGAAAGCGGGCTCCAAGATGAAAGCCGGCACAGAAAGCGGAAAAAAATCCGTGACGCATTACGTCGTGCAACAACATTTAAACGGCTACGATTTAGTCAAAGTCAATTTGGAAACGGGACGCATGCACCAAATCCGTGCGCACTTTGAAAGTATCGGGCACCCGCTTCTCGGCGACACTCGCTACGGCGACTTTGAACTCAACCGCGAATTCAAAAAGGAATTTGGTTTGAAGCGCCTCTTTTTGCACAGCACACGTTTGGAATTTGATTGGCAAGGAAAGCGCATTATCGTCGATTCCGCGCTTCCGAAAGAACTCCGCGATGTGGTGAAAGCGTTGAAGAAAAAATAA
- a CDS encoding FKBP-type peptidyl-prolyl cis-trans isomerase, translating to MPIAANTKVAIHYTLTDDDGKVIDSSAGKDPLNYIQGQGMIVVGLEKAMLGKEVGDKFNVDVIPSEGYGEYNEELVRPIPKSAFQAEKIEPGMTFYANTPAGPIPLTVSRVEDENVIIDMNHELAGKTLHFAIEVVSAEPLSAEELKAMEEHAHHCCCGKHEDGEGECCGKHEHGDGECCGKHEHGDGECCGKHEHGDGECCGKHEDGECCCKDK from the coding sequence ATGCCTATTGCAGCAAACACAAAAGTCGCCATCCATTACACTCTTACCGACGACGACGGAAAAGTCATCGATTCTTCCGCAGGCAAAGACCCGCTGAATTACATTCAAGGTCAAGGCATGATCGTGGTCGGTCTTGAAAAAGCGATGCTCGGCAAAGAAGTCGGCGATAAATTTAATGTCGACGTGATTCCGTCCGAAGGCTACGGCGAATACAACGAAGAATTGGTTCGTCCGATTCCGAAGTCTGCATTCCAAGCCGAAAAAATTGAACCGGGAATGACTTTTTACGCGAACACTCCCGCAGGTCCGATTCCTTTAACCGTTTCCCGCGTCGAAGACGAAAATGTGATTATCGATATGAATCACGAACTCGCCGGAAAAACTCTCCATTTTGCCATCGAAGTCGTGAGCGCAGAACCGCTTTCGGCAGAAGAACTCAAAGCGATGGAAGAACATGCGCATCATTGCTGCTGCGGTAAGCACGAAGATGGCGAAGGCGAATGCTGCGGGAAGCATGAACACGGCGATGGCGAATGCTGCGGTAAGCACGAACACGGCGATGGCGAATGCTGTGGAAAGCATGAACACGGCGATGGCGAATGCTGCGGTAAGCACGAAGATGGTGAATGCTGCTGCAAAGACAAGTAA
- a CDS encoding hemolysin family protein gives MPIFSWIQDVTPFVVLAIICVVLAGLFSLIKIVFLALSVTTDNEENEKLVNRVNAYVDAHGFNESISIARTFLNLLAGVLGFVAAYFLTQGFYGRPRLGLIVYTILAAIVEYCVVYLIPNMFGAIKPETLSHILLPIYKYLRIPFVLEAKIANRLYLNVHKALGYDSKLSFLSEDKRDALRSDVSEDDDDALDEDERQMVLNIFDFVETPVREIMTPRVDMVSLDVTSTLEETIQVLNEERHSRVPVYRESIDNIVGVLSARDFLEWYTEHGKENFDLQSLVNPVVFVPQQKQIDDLLRELRENGNQLAIVVDEYGGVAGLVTVEDIVEEIVGEIKDEDDLEDDAMIQKLKDGRYIFNPLITLSDFEDATGIELQEPEDIHVETVSGLILAQLGTIPSAGAEVTLDGHKFRVLKMDGTRMTKVMLFS, from the coding sequence ATGCCGATATTTTCTTGGATTCAAGACGTCACCCCTTTTGTTGTTCTCGCAATTATTTGCGTCGTTCTCGCGGGACTTTTTTCTCTCATTAAAATTGTCTTTTTAGCGCTTTCGGTAACAACCGATAACGAAGAAAATGAAAAATTGGTGAATCGCGTAAACGCATACGTCGATGCGCATGGATTCAACGAATCCATTTCCATTGCGCGGACATTTTTGAATTTACTCGCCGGCGTTTTGGGATTTGTCGCCGCGTATTTTCTCACGCAAGGATTTTATGGACGTCCGCGTCTCGGGCTTATCGTTTATACAATTCTCGCCGCTATCGTGGAATATTGCGTCGTCTATTTAATTCCGAATATGTTCGGCGCAATCAAACCCGAAACACTTTCGCACATTCTTCTCCCGATTTATAAATATCTGCGGATTCCGTTTGTGCTCGAAGCAAAAATTGCGAATCGTTTGTATTTAAATGTGCACAAGGCGTTGGGCTACGATTCAAAGCTCAGTTTTCTTTCGGAAGATAAACGCGACGCGCTTCGCTCCGATGTTTCCGAAGACGATGACGATGCGTTAGATGAAGACGAACGTCAAATGGTGCTCAACATTTTTGATTTTGTGGAAACTCCAGTCCGCGAAATTATGACGCCTCGCGTCGATATGGTTTCTCTCGATGTGACTTCGACTCTCGAAGAAACCATTCAAGTGTTAAATGAAGAACGCCATTCTCGCGTTCCCGTTTACCGCGAATCGATTGATAACATCGTCGGCGTTCTCTCGGCGCGGGATTTTTTGGAATGGTACACGGAACACGGAAAAGAAAATTTCGATTTGCAATCTCTCGTAAATCCCGTCGTCTTTGTGCCGCAGCAAAAACAAATCGATGACCTTTTGCGCGAACTCCGCGAAAACGGAAATCAGTTAGCTATCGTTGTCGATGAATACGGCGGCGTCGCAGGCCTTGTTACCGTCGAAGATATTGTCGAAGAAATCGTCGGAGAAATCAAAGACGAAGATGATTTAGAAGACGATGCGATGATTCAAAAATTAAAAGACGGCCGTTATATTTTCAATCCGCTCATTACGCTTTCGGATTTTGAAGATGCCACGGGAATTGAATTACAAGAGCCCGAAGACATTCACGTCGAAACGGTTTCCGGTTTGATTCTCGCACAACTCGGAACGATTCCCTCGGCAGGTGCCGAAGTAACTCTCGACGGGCACAAATTCCGCGTTCTCAAAATGGACGGCACCCGCATGACAAAAGTAATGCTCTTCTCGTAA
- a CDS encoding FecR family protein, with protein MKHFRVLLSTLLASSFFFVPAWAANSAGSIGKVRYILGEVTVQKKAKSNWNPLRVGLKVRENDVIRTLVESEAGIALSDGSLITIEENTTIQFETAVENQSKTVNIQSGRVFFDVQKQKEGSQFQFKTGTATAAIRGTNGFVESGSDGIIVSLESGKMIVTDAKGKELEVNGGETLVQDQSKGLQKFKTPSSGSKKLAKEISAEKKSHSLKVENLEKRARELDEKNAKAADSLAKAKPCEFEALPQKISATEIKVNGKCAANVQVSINSLEVPLTNGKLSAPVSWEKDSYGTKRIRVKCKRGEAETLCLEAFIEYVKPTTNDDSAFIRIQKSSPISMNGTSGLTIQGEFFSEDPNATITVKVGKSESENLNSKNANGRFSVTFAPNDPNLNWDEKSAIVTLKSAKKVLTDSVAIQFPPKIRITGSDANQCTFQFSLTGTNGKKIRVEESVDGIPTSKAVFEADVPQASFPMLPGRHVYKIFAKDENDSQSEATETFTCKQ; from the coding sequence TTGAAACATTTCCGCGTTCTTCTTTCAACTCTTCTCGCAAGTAGTTTTTTCTTCGTTCCCGCATGGGCTGCAAATTCCGCAGGTTCTATCGGTAAAGTGCGTTACATTCTCGGCGAAGTCACCGTGCAAAAGAAAGCGAAATCGAATTGGAATCCGTTGCGCGTCGGTTTAAAAGTCCGCGAAAACGATGTGATTCGCACTCTCGTCGAAAGCGAAGCGGGCATCGCTCTTTCGGATGGAAGTTTGATTACGATTGAAGAAAATACGACGATTCAATTTGAAACCGCTGTAGAAAATCAATCGAAAACGGTGAATATTCAATCTGGCCGCGTTTTCTTCGATGTGCAAAAACAAAAAGAAGGCAGCCAATTTCAATTCAAAACCGGAACGGCAACCGCTGCGATTCGCGGGACGAACGGCTTCGTCGAAAGCGGTTCCGATGGCATTATCGTTTCCTTGGAATCGGGGAAAATGATTGTGACCGATGCCAAAGGGAAAGAGCTCGAAGTGAACGGCGGCGAAACTTTGGTGCAAGATCAATCAAAAGGTTTGCAAAAATTTAAAACGCCAAGTTCGGGCTCTAAAAAGTTGGCAAAAGAAATTTCGGCAGAGAAAAAATCTCATTCTTTGAAAGTGGAAAATTTGGAAAAGCGCGCCCGCGAATTAGACGAAAAAAATGCGAAGGCTGCGGACTCTTTGGCGAAAGCAAAACCGTGCGAATTTGAAGCGCTCCCGCAGAAAATTTCGGCAACCGAAATCAAGGTGAACGGCAAATGCGCAGCAAATGTCCAAGTGAGCATAAACAGTTTGGAGGTTCCTCTCACAAACGGAAAATTGAGCGCGCCTGTTTCTTGGGAAAAAGATTCTTACGGCACAAAACGCATCCGCGTCAAATGCAAACGCGGCGAAGCCGAAACACTTTGCTTGGAAGCTTTCATCGAATATGTGAAGCCAACGACAAATGATGACAGCGCATTTATCCGCATTCAAAAAAGCTCTCCGATTTCGATGAACGGCACAAGCGGTTTAACAATTCAAGGCGAATTTTTCAGCGAAGATCCAAATGCGACGATTACCGTAAAAGTCGGCAAATCCGAATCCGAAAATTTGAATTCGAAAAATGCGAACGGACGATTCAGCGTTACATTTGCACCGAACGATCCGAATTTGAATTGGGATGAAAAATCTGCGATTGTCACTTTAAAATCGGCAAAAAAAGTGTTGACAGATTCTGTCGCCATTCAATTCCCGCCGAAAATTCGCATTACCGGTTCCGATGCGAATCAATGCACATTCCAATTTAGTTTGACAGGAACGAACGGCAAAAAAATCCGCGTAGAAGAATCAGTCGACGGCATCCCCACTTCGAAAGCTGTTTTCGAAGCCGATGTGCCGCAGGCCAGTTTCCCCATGCTTCCGGGCAGACACGTTTACAAAATTTTTGCGAAAGACGAAAACGATAGTCAGTCCGAAGCGACAGAAACATTTACTTGTAAACAATAA
- a CDS encoding RDD family protein, whose amino-acid sequence MNWFYIDESILEGDRRQGPVSFADLQALQEQNKICETTLVWHKGLENWISWKDALEKSALAEAENDRLLQETINAILQERVEESRKKTPAGFWIRGLALLIDWVIITVCWELTTHILDWLSLFDLNATMQAANAFIETYSADPTVVGVSEEFMNLPGMSELCILWFIIQTIYFIGFTAAFSATPGKMLLRLKIERANGEPLKLSGAIIRYALSLLTQATLIFYGIGYILAIIDPRKRTLHDFFAKTFVVRVHKDTAENNQNSKG is encoded by the coding sequence ATGAATTGGTTTTACATCGATGAAAGCATTCTAGAAGGCGACCGCAGGCAAGGACCGGTGAGCTTTGCCGATTTGCAAGCCCTTCAAGAGCAAAATAAAATTTGCGAAACTACATTGGTTTGGCACAAAGGTTTAGAAAATTGGATTTCGTGGAAAGATGCACTCGAAAAATCCGCGCTCGCCGAAGCGGAAAACGATCGTTTGCTTCAAGAAACGATTAACGCAATTCTCCAAGAACGCGTTGAAGAAAGTCGTAAAAAAACGCCAGCGGGATTTTGGATTCGCGGGCTTGCGCTTCTCATCGATTGGGTGATTATCACCGTTTGCTGGGAACTCACAACGCACATTTTAGATTGGCTTTCTTTATTCGATTTGAACGCGACGATGCAAGCGGCGAATGCTTTTATCGAGACATATTCCGCAGATCCGACTGTCGTAGGAGTTTCCGAAGAATTTATGAATCTTCCGGGAATGTCGGAACTTTGCATTTTATGGTTTATCATTCAGACGATTTATTTCATCGGTTTTACGGCTGCGTTTTCTGCGACGCCGGGGAAAATGCTTTTGCGTTTGAAAATTGAACGGGCAAATGGTGAACCTCTCAAATTGTCGGGTGCGATAATTCGGTATGCGCTGAGTTTGCTCACGCAAGCGACTCTCATCTTTTACGGCATCGGCTACATCTTAGCGATAATCGATCCTCGCAAGCGAACTCTGCACGATTTTTTTGCAAAAACTTTCGTCGTTCGGGTGCATAAAGATACAGCGGAAAACAATCAAAATTCAAAAGGTTAA
- the murA gene encoding UDP-N-acetylglucosamine 1-carboxyvinyltransferase, with product MDYFSISPTGKPLSGEVEISGAKNAVLATMTAAMLADGVTTLTNVPYLRDTKTMSNVLRIIGCRIDGGAHEFKVDTHGANHLEAPYELVSTMRASFYVLGPLVARFGRCRVSLPGGCAWGPRPVDLHLKGLEALGAKIEVTHGYVEATSDGPLPGGNFRFPISSVGATVNVLMAATLAKGTSVLENAAIEPEIDSLIDLLLSMGAKIEGKGTRSLVVHGVPEMHPGFSETIPDRIEAGSFLCGAVISRGKVKATHCNPEHIKALLDIFEEMGCIVHTGNDWAEVDAGSRDLKPVHVEAVPYPGFPTDLQAPLMAVLATVPGESKIRDTVYLDRFKHVAELNRLGANISLEANTATIKGVEKLQGAPVMASDLRAAAALVIAGLVADGETRVSRIYHLDRGYEDFEAKIAKLGGCVTRLNDQT from the coding sequence ATGGATTACTTTTCCATTTCTCCCACAGGAAAACCGCTTTCGGGTGAAGTTGAAATTTCGGGCGCAAAGAATGCAGTTCTTGCCACGATGACTGCGGCGATGCTCGCAGACGGTGTTACGACTTTGACGAATGTCCCATATCTCCGCGATACGAAAACGATGTCGAATGTGCTTCGCATTATCGGATGCCGCATCGATGGCGGTGCACACGAATTTAAAGTCGATACACATGGCGCAAATCATTTAGAAGCTCCGTATGAACTCGTGAGCACAATGCGCGCAAGTTTTTATGTGTTAGGGCCTCTCGTCGCTCGCTTTGGACGTTGCCGCGTTTCTCTTCCGGGCGGATGCGCTTGGGGTCCGCGGCCTGTCGATTTGCACTTGAAAGGTTTAGAAGCGCTTGGCGCAAAAATTGAAGTGACGCACGGTTATGTCGAAGCGACTTCGGACGGACCACTTCCCGGTGGAAATTTCCGTTTCCCGATTTCGTCGGTGGGCGCTACGGTAAATGTTCTCATGGCAGCGACACTTGCCAAGGGCACAAGCGTTCTCGAAAACGCAGCGATTGAACCGGAAATCGATTCTCTCATCGATTTACTTTTGAGCATGGGCGCAAAAATCGAAGGCAAAGGCACGCGTTCTCTTGTGGTGCACGGCGTCCCCGAAATGCATCCGGGATTTAGCGAAACGATTCCCGATCGGATTGAAGCGGGCTCATTCCTTTGTGGCGCAGTTATTTCGCGCGGAAAGGTCAAAGCGACGCATTGCAATCCGGAGCATATTAAAGCGCTCTTGGATATTTTTGAAGAAATGGGCTGCATCGTTCACACGGGAAATGATTGGGCAGAAGTCGATGCGGGAAGCCGCGATTTAAAACCGGTTCACGTCGAAGCAGTTCCGTATCCGGGATTCCCGACGGATTTGCAGGCACCGTTAATGGCTGTCCTTGCAACGGTTCCGGGCGAAAGCAAAATCCGCGATACCGTTTACCTTGATCGCTTTAAGCATGTCGCAGAACTCAATCGCTTGGGCGCAAACATTTCTCTCGAAGCGAATACCGCAACGATTAAAGGCGTCGAAAAATTGCAAGGCGCTCCGGTCATGGCTTCGGATTTGCGAGCTGCTGCGGCTTTGGTCATCGCAGGACTTGTCGCCGACGGAGAAACGCGCGTCAGCCGCATTTATCATCTCGATCGCGGCTACGAAGATTTCGAAGCGAAAATTGCGAAACTCGGCGGTTGCGTGACGCGGTTAAACGATCAAACTTAA
- the yfcE gene encoding phosphodiesterase, with protein sequence MRALVISDIHGSSQATEKALNYFEKLHCQSIFLLGDLLYHGPRNPLPGGHDPAGVAKLLNSFKDKIVAVRGNCDAEVDQMMLEFPCLSDSSMIYDNEMRLFMSHGHLFPPEFFLHYKAEAYFSGHTHIFTATQNQDGVYLLNPGSISLPKGGNPPTFGFYESGKFQVLHLDTGKVLAQIELKKE encoded by the coding sequence ATGCGGGCACTTGTCATCTCGGACATTCACGGTTCATCGCAAGCGACAGAAAAAGCGCTGAATTATTTTGAAAAATTGCATTGCCAATCCATTTTCCTTCTCGGCGATTTGCTGTATCACGGTCCGCGGAATCCGCTTCCCGGCGGACACGATCCCGCAGGAGTTGCAAAACTCTTAAATTCTTTCAAAGATAAAATCGTTGCAGTCCGCGGAAATTGCGATGCCGAAGTCGATCAAATGATGTTAGAATTTCCGTGCCTTTCGGATTCGAGCATGATTTACGATAACGAAATGCGATTGTTTATGTCGCACGGTCATTTATTTCCGCCGGAATTTTTCTTGCATTACAAAGCCGAAGCATATTTCTCGGGGCACACGCACATCTTTACCGCGACGCAAAATCAAGACGGCGTTTATTTGCTCAATCCCGGTTCCATTTCACTTCCCAAAGGCGGAAATCCGCCGACATTCGGATTTTACGAATCGGGAAAATTTCAAGTTCTTCATTTGGATACGGGAAAAGTTTTAGCGCAAATTGAATTGAAGAAAGAATAA